One part of the Arachidicoccus terrestris genome encodes these proteins:
- a CDS encoding M56 family metallopeptidase, which produces MNYLIVYLLKVVLCSAIFFGYYLLVLQNKNFHPYNRFYLLSTAILSALLPLLHISMFDFTSDNERILALLAMLGSSTGELPTVMVGQRADMNWLTGEQVCIIIYLSVTLALVALMVIRIFKVYALRKRFPIKTIDRVNFINTNIEQAPFSFLNNLFWRKDIVLTDKIGEQIYRHEMAHIRQRHSLDKILLQVLRAVFWMNPVYYYMQKELLLIHEFMADQKAIEDGDGEAFARMLLASQLSGFQFEPAHSLSYSSIKKRLHMITNSQKPKYSYLRRLLFLPLLFSVTFVFALRAHQKQVADQTADLEAMVAGVQLESKADNTANAKSKEIVFRHTDSTKPTIVKFQDKDSAHKPLFIVDGKEQAPGTSLDDLEADEIESIHVYKEKYATGKYGDKGKNGVIEVITKAHTAKSGKTDMRAVTIVGYKEDNDAAGTPHTFTATKDAAAAQKSSQSEIVVQGHPFKTAKLKGKAVGLQLGKTNVTSEPKVIRDVKIGGYQPNPKDLIAQNKRQGVPGGKLPEDALYIIDGKKATQLDLNRLPANEINHISVLKNKASLEKFDAAGRTAVVVITTKKSAGHAPVFTQTMREPRFPGGTDAWRKYLERNLQSSVAVKNGAPVGTYEIIVSFLVDKKGSTSEFHVLSKPEKDYGTAAEAARVIKESGRWLPALQNGRPVAFRQKQKMIFQVSQ; this is translated from the coding sequence ATGAATTATCTTATTGTCTATTTACTGAAGGTGGTGCTCTGTTCAGCTATTTTTTTTGGCTATTACCTGTTGGTACTCCAAAATAAAAACTTTCACCCCTATAACAGGTTTTACCTATTATCTACGGCAATACTTAGTGCTTTACTGCCGCTGCTGCATATTAGTATGTTTGATTTTACCAGCGATAATGAAAGGATATTGGCACTACTGGCCATGCTTGGCAGCAGCACGGGAGAGCTGCCCACCGTAATGGTAGGCCAGAGAGCGGATATGAATTGGCTGACCGGGGAACAGGTCTGCATAATTATCTATCTGTCAGTTACATTAGCTTTAGTTGCCTTGATGGTGATCCGTATTTTTAAAGTCTACGCACTTAGAAAGCGCTTTCCTATAAAGACGATTGACAGAGTTAATTTTATCAACACCAATATAGAACAGGCCCCCTTCTCTTTTCTGAACAACCTGTTCTGGAGAAAAGACATTGTTCTCACTGATAAAATAGGGGAGCAGATTTATCGGCATGAGATGGCCCATATTCGTCAAAGACATTCGTTGGATAAAATCTTGCTGCAGGTTCTAAGAGCTGTTTTCTGGATGAACCCGGTTTATTATTATATGCAAAAAGAACTGCTGTTGATTCATGAGTTCATGGCGGATCAAAAGGCCATTGAAGATGGCGATGGAGAAGCGTTTGCCAGAATGCTGCTGGCAAGCCAGTTAAGCGGGTTCCAGTTTGAGCCTGCACATTCTTTATCTTATTCATCCATAAAAAAAAGACTGCACATGATTACCAATAGTCAAAAACCCAAATACAGCTATCTGAGAAGGCTCTTGTTTCTACCCCTGCTCTTTAGCGTTACTTTCGTCTTTGCGCTCAGGGCACATCAAAAGCAAGTAGCGGATCAAACTGCTGACCTGGAAGCAATGGTGGCCGGTGTTCAGCTGGAAAGCAAGGCGGATAATACCGCCAACGCTAAGTCAAAGGAGATAGTTTTCAGGCACACTGATTCTACAAAACCTACCATTGTCAAATTCCAAGACAAAGACTCCGCGCACAAACCGTTGTTCATCGTTGACGGCAAAGAGCAGGCACCCGGCACATCATTAGACGATTTGGAAGCCGATGAAATTGAAAGTATCCATGTATATAAAGAAAAGTATGCTACCGGCAAGTACGGTGATAAAGGCAAGAACGGCGTGATCGAAGTAATCACCAAAGCGCATACCGCTAAGTCAGGCAAAACCGATATGAGGGCTGTTACCATAGTCGGATATAAAGAGGATAATGATGCTGCAGGGACTCCGCATACATTCACAGCTACGAAAGATGCAGCCGCAGCGCAAAAGAGTAGCCAAAGTGAAATCGTGGTGCAGGGGCATCCATTCAAAACAGCCAAATTGAAAGGAAAGGCTGTGGGCCTGCAACTCGGAAAAACAAATGTCACATCTGAACCAAAAGTAATCAGAGACGTAAAAATCGGAGGCTATCAGCCTAATCCAAAGGATCTCATCGCACAAAACAAAAGGCAAGGAGTACCGGGCGGGAAACTTCCGGAAGATGCACTGTATATAATTGATGGAAAAAAGGCCACTCAGTTGGATCTTAATCGACTCCCCGCTAATGAAATTAATCATATATCCGTTTTAAAAAATAAGGCCTCTCTGGAAAAATTCGATGCAGCCGGAAGGACTGCCGTTGTAGTGATTACCACTAAAAAGAGCGCGGGACATGCTCCTGTATTTACACAAACGATGCGGGAGCCACGTTTTCCGGGTGGAACAGATGCCTGGAGAAAATATCTGGAACGCAATCTGCAGTCTTCAGTGGCTGTTAAAAACGGCGCTCCTGTAGGCACTTATGAAATCATTGTCTCCTTTTTGGTCGATAAAAAAGGGAGTACTTCAGAATTCCATGTTCTCAGTAAACCTGAAAAAGACTACGGTACAGCCGCTGAAGCGGCCAGGGTGATCAAAGAGAGTGGCAGGTGGCTACCCGCCCTACAAAATGGCAGACCAGTTGCTTTTCGGCAAAAACAAAAAATGATTTTTCAGGTAAGCCAATAA
- a CDS encoding M56 family metallopeptidase, with product MNHLIAYVLKVILCSAIFFAYYLIALRNKNFHPYNRFYLLTTAVISAFLPLLHISMFDFSSNNARMLALFQMMGSGQLPTVIIGNAPKAIDWEQIGLIVSLSITFILVLLMVIRIARVFQLKRKFPSRTINNISFINTNIEQAPFSFLNNLFWRKDILLSDQVGKQIYKHEMAHIRQRHSLDKLLMQLIRAIFWINPVYYFVERELLLIHEYMADQRAVKEGDGEAFARMLLATQISGFAFEPAHSLSYSSIKKRLHMITNSHKPKYSYLRRLLFLPLLFTVTFVFALRAHQKKVADETRNIEQLLALQTDNTSSSTQPMHGKIEFSKVADSVRPDSLKHKVQFTTNGKKPLVFLDGKKQPADYDMNQLDANSIQSIKVLKDGYATQAYGDKAKDGVVLITTKAYAAKQKGLRPVTVVGFLGQGANNEPSGHPAQTQKNNQKEIVVVGYGSASKAKSDGDSLSGEAIGINSRPGATTASQPLYILDGKPITNAQMKAISPNEIEKIDVLKEKSATAIYGSKAKNGVVIITTKEGGAKLKKASDQSDSKEFTQVQVEPKFPGGKEAWAKFLERNTKQGVPVEHHAPVGTYKVTVSFLVDKEGNVSEVKAISKDAKDYGTAEEAVRVIKSSGKWLPARQNGLPVGYRQKQEIIFTVMK from the coding sequence ATGAACCACCTTATCGCCTATGTATTGAAGGTAATACTTTGTTCTGCTATTTTCTTTGCTTATTACCTGATCGCCCTGAGAAATAAGAACTTTCATCCCTATAACCGGTTTTATTTGTTGACCACAGCTGTGATCAGTGCATTTTTACCGCTCTTACATATTAGTATGTTCGATTTTAGCAGTAACAATGCCCGAATGCTGGCGCTTTTTCAGATGATGGGCAGCGGGCAGCTTCCAACTGTCATCATAGGTAACGCGCCTAAAGCCATTGATTGGGAACAAATCGGTCTAATTGTGTCATTATCGATCACTTTTATACTAGTTCTGCTAATGGTCATTCGGATTGCCCGGGTATTCCAGCTAAAAAGGAAATTTCCCAGCAGAACAATAAACAATATAAGCTTTATCAATACGAATATCGAACAGGCACCTTTTTCTTTTTTGAACAACCTGTTCTGGAGAAAAGACATACTGCTTTCAGACCAGGTTGGAAAGCAGATTTATAAGCATGAAATGGCGCACATCAGGCAAAGACATTCTCTGGACAAGCTGCTAATGCAACTTATCAGAGCGATTTTCTGGATAAACCCCGTTTATTATTTCGTAGAGCGGGAACTGCTGCTGATCCATGAGTATATGGCGGATCAAAGAGCCGTCAAGGAGGGCGATGGTGAGGCTTTCGCCAGGATGCTACTGGCAACCCAAATCAGTGGATTTGCCTTTGAGCCGGCTCATTCGTTATCTTATTCATCTATTAAAAAAAGATTACACATGATTACTAATAGTCATAAACCAAAGTATAGTTACCTCAGAAGGCTGTTATTCCTGCCTTTGCTCTTTACGGTGACATTTGTATTTGCCTTGAGGGCGCACCAGAAAAAAGTGGCTGACGAAACCAGAAACATAGAGCAGCTGCTGGCCCTGCAGACGGATAATACTTCTTCTTCCACCCAACCGATGCATGGGAAGATTGAATTTTCCAAGGTGGCAGATTCAGTGCGTCCAGACTCTCTAAAACATAAAGTACAGTTCACAACCAACGGGAAGAAACCGCTGGTGTTCCTGGACGGAAAAAAACAACCGGCGGATTATGATATGAATCAGCTAGATGCCAATTCCATTCAGAGTATCAAGGTACTCAAGGATGGATATGCAACCCAGGCATACGGCGATAAGGCCAAAGACGGAGTGGTGCTGATAACTACGAAGGCATACGCAGCCAAACAGAAGGGACTTCGGCCCGTCACAGTGGTGGGCTTCCTAGGTCAGGGTGCAAACAATGAGCCGTCTGGTCATCCTGCCCAGACACAAAAAAATAATCAGAAGGAAATTGTCGTGGTCGGCTACGGCTCCGCATCTAAAGCAAAATCCGACGGGGACTCTCTGTCCGGGGAGGCTATCGGCATCAACAGCCGCCCGGGAGCAACGACTGCAAGCCAACCCCTTTATATTCTCGACGGGAAGCCGATTACCAATGCGCAGATGAAGGCGATCTCTCCCAACGAAATAGAAAAAATTGATGTCCTGAAAGAAAAGAGTGCCACAGCGATCTATGGCAGCAAGGCCAAAAATGGGGTGGTCATCATTACGACAAAGGAAGGCGGAGCTAAATTAAAAAAGGCGAGCGACCAGAGCGACTCCAAGGAGTTTACCCAAGTGCAAGTGGAACCGAAATTTCCAGGAGGGAAGGAAGCCTGGGCTAAATTCCTGGAAAGGAATACAAAGCAGGGTGTGCCAGTTGAGCATCATGCGCCGGTGGGAACGTATAAGGTGACCGTCAGCTTTTTGGTAGACAAGGAGGGCAATGTCTCGGAAGTTAAGGCTATCAGCAAGGATGCGAAGGACTATGGAACTGCTGAGGAGGCAGTAAGGGTGATCAAAAGCAGTGGCAAATGGCTGCCTGCCAGACAAAACGGTTTACCGGTAGGCTACCGGCAAAAACAGGAGATCATTTTTACAGTCATGAAATAA
- a CDS encoding BlaI/MecI/CopY family transcriptional regulator, whose amino-acid sequence MKTLTKSEEQVMQALWKVEKGFLKDIIDQMPDPKPHTNTVATMLKILIEKKFVDYEVFSRAHRYFPLISKESYSKGSLSKFVDNYFSGSYQQAVSFLVKEKEMSIQDLELLLQQLKK is encoded by the coding sequence ATGAAGACGTTGACAAAATCCGAAGAACAAGTGATGCAGGCTTTGTGGAAAGTGGAAAAAGGGTTTTTAAAAGATATTATCGATCAAATGCCCGACCCTAAACCACATACCAATACGGTCGCAACCATGCTCAAAATCCTGATTGAAAAAAAATTTGTTGATTATGAGGTTTTTAGCCGGGCGCATCGGTATTTTCCACTGATTAGTAAAGAATCCTACTCCAAAGGCTCGCTGAGCAAATTTGTAGACAATTACTTCAGTGGTTCCTACCAGCAGGCCGTTTCCTTTTTGGTGAAAGAAAAGGAAATGAGCATCCAGGATCTGGAATTGCTCTTACAGCAACTTAAAAAGTAA
- a CDS encoding NADH-quinone oxidoreductase subunit B, translating into MARPVRFNIHPKQSDINDNIAIAEMPEGLNGEGYFATNLEKVVALGRKNSLWPLPFATSCCGIEFMATAAATYDLARFGAERMAFTPRQCDLLMVMGTIAKKMAPIVRQVYMQMAEPRWVMAVGACASSGGIFDTYSVLQGIDQVVPVDVYVPGCPPRPEAILDGFMRIQELAGHESLRRRNSEHYKKLMGTYGIQ; encoded by the coding sequence ATGGCACGTCCTGTTAGATTTAATATTCATCCTAAGCAATCCGATATAAACGATAACATAGCTATCGCAGAAATGCCTGAGGGATTGAATGGTGAAGGTTATTTTGCCACCAATCTTGAAAAGGTAGTTGCATTAGGGAGAAAGAACTCCCTGTGGCCGCTGCCTTTTGCTACATCCTGCTGTGGAATTGAGTTCATGGCTACTGCCGCGGCCACCTATGATCTGGCCCGTTTCGGGGCAGAGCGTATGGCCTTCACCCCTCGCCAATGCGACCTGCTCATGGTCATGGGTACAATCGCTAAGAAAATGGCGCCTATCGTGCGCCAGGTATATATGCAGATGGCAGAACCCCGTTGGGTAATGGCGGTGGGCGCCTGTGCTTCCTCCGGCGGGATATTCGACACCTATTCTGTATTACAGGGGATCGACCAGGTTGTCCCTGTAGATGTTTATGTGCCAGGCTGCCCACCCCGGCCTGAAGCTATTCTGGATGGCTTTATGCGCATTCAGGAACTGGCCGGTCATGAGAGCCTGCGCCGCAGAAACAGTGAGCATTATAAAAAATTGATGGGAACTTACGGTATTCAATAA
- a CDS encoding NADH-quinone oxidoreductase subunit C, with protein sequence MTNETIQQKIQDKFGDAVKGFEEPYGMLTFEIDADKNIELLQYLYDEPELAFRFLTDVTVVHYPEDKGRELAVVYHMHNLVDNVRFRFKCFIDINDPQINTATALFESANWQEREAYDFYGVIFKGHPNLKRIQNVEEMDYFPMRKEFPLEDQSRTDKDDEMFGRGGSVI encoded by the coding sequence ATGACAAATGAAACGATCCAGCAAAAAATTCAGGATAAGTTTGGTGATGCCGTAAAGGGCTTTGAAGAGCCGTACGGAATGCTGACCTTTGAAATTGATGCAGATAAAAATATCGAACTTTTACAATATCTATATGATGAGCCGGAACTGGCCTTCCGCTTTCTGACCGATGTGACCGTGGTTCATTATCCGGAAGATAAGGGCAGGGAACTGGCAGTCGTCTATCATATGCATAATCTGGTAGATAATGTCCGCTTCCGATTTAAATGCTTTATAGATATTAACGATCCCCAAATCAATACAGCCACCGCTTTATTTGAATCAGCCAACTGGCAGGAAAGGGAGGCGTATGATTTCTATGGGGTTATTTTTAAAGGGCACCCTAACCTGAAGCGTATTCAGAATGTTGAGGAAATGGATTATTTTCCGATGCGAAAGGAGTTTCCATTGGAAGACCAGTCCAGAACAGATAAAGACGATGAGATGTTCGGCAGAGGCGGCAGTGTGATTTAG
- a CDS encoding NADH-quinone oxidoreductase subunit D: MAMTEEQVQNNNIKLPDGSIEKTTTTLNLGPTHPATHGVFQNILEVDGERIVSAEQTIGYIHRAFEKIAERRPLYQITPLTDRLNYCSSPINNMGWHMTCEKLLGIKTPKRVDYLRIIIMELARISDHLICNSIMIVDAGGFTPFLYLMEYRELIYEIYEEICGSRLTTNIGRIGGFERNFNSTAWGKLEKFLKEYPKALKEFEALTQRNRIVMDRCIGSGPISAERALNYGFTGPNLRAAGVDYDVRVHTPYSSYEDFDFNIPVGTTGDCYDRYLVRNGEMWESLKIINQAYEKIQQFKGTEAEIYHADAPDFYLPEKADVYTKMEALIYHFKIVMGETEIPKGEVYHSVEGANGELGFYLISDGGRTPYRLHFRRPCFIYYQAYSELTKGAMISDAIIVMSSLNLIAGEMDA, translated from the coding sequence ATGGCAATGACAGAAGAACAAGTTCAGAATAATAATATCAAGCTTCCCGACGGGTCGATTGAAAAGACAACGACCACCCTAAACCTGGGACCGACCCATCCTGCCACCCATGGTGTCTTTCAGAATATTCTTGAGGTGGATGGGGAGCGTATTGTTTCCGCAGAACAGACCATCGGCTATATTCATCGTGCTTTTGAAAAAATCGCTGAAAGAAGGCCTCTGTATCAGATCACTCCGCTCACCGACAGGTTAAACTATTGCAGCAGTCCCATTAATAATATGGGCTGGCACATGACCTGCGAAAAGCTCCTGGGCATTAAGACGCCTAAGAGAGTCGATTACCTGCGTATTATTATAATGGAACTGGCCAGGATTTCAGATCACCTGATCTGTAACTCCATTATGATCGTGGACGCAGGGGGATTTACTCCCTTCCTGTATCTAATGGAATACAGAGAGCTCATTTATGAGATTTATGAAGAGATCTGCGGATCCCGGTTGACGACTAATATTGGCCGAATTGGCGGTTTCGAGCGAAATTTCAACAGCACTGCCTGGGGTAAGCTGGAGAAATTCCTGAAAGAATACCCGAAGGCCTTAAAAGAATTTGAAGCGTTGACCCAACGCAACCGTATCGTTATGGACCGATGTATCGGTTCGGGGCCGATTTCCGCAGAGCGTGCCCTCAATTACGGATTTACCGGGCCTAATCTTCGTGCTGCCGGTGTGGACTACGATGTTCGTGTACACACGCCTTATAGCAGTTACGAAGATTTTGATTTTAATATCCCTGTGGGAACCACCGGCGACTGTTATGACCGCTATCTGGTCCGTAACGGTGAGATGTGGGAATCTCTGAAAATTATTAACCAGGCTTACGAAAAAATTCAGCAATTTAAAGGAACAGAGGCAGAGATCTATCATGCAGACGCGCCGGATTTCTATCTGCCGGAGAAAGCAGATGTTTACACGAAGATGGAGGCACTGATCTATCACTTTAAGATCGTCATGGGTGAGACCGAGATTCCGAAAGGGGAAGTCTACCACAGTGTAGAGGGCGCCAATGGAGAACTGGGCTTTTATCTGATCAGCGACGGAGGCCGCACACCTTATCGTCTGCACTTCAGAAGACCCTGCTTTATCTACTATCAGGCTTATTCAGAACTGACCAAAGGCGCCATGATCAGTGATGCGATCATTGTAATGAGCAGCCTGAATCTGATCGCCGGTGAAATGGATGCATAG
- a CDS encoding NADH-quinone oxidoreductase subunit NuoE family protein, producing MEATEVRFSDEALNKVKEIISRYPEGKQKSALIPVLHLAQDNFGGWLAVPVMDYVAGLLDIKPIEVYEVATFYTMFNTKPIGKYVFEVCKTGPCMLNGSDDIIQYIEEKLGIKPGETTADGLFTLKPAECLGACGYAPMMQLGKFYKEHLTREKVDKIIEECRAGSMKLN from the coding sequence ATGGAAGCAACAGAAGTCCGATTTTCAGACGAGGCATTGAATAAGGTGAAGGAAATTATCAGCCGATATCCTGAAGGGAAGCAAAAAAGCGCCCTTATTCCTGTGTTGCATTTAGCCCAGGACAATTTCGGCGGCTGGCTGGCTGTGCCGGTAATGGATTATGTGGCCGGACTATTGGATATCAAGCCCATTGAAGTATATGAAGTGGCCACTTTTTATACGATGTTCAATACAAAGCCGATTGGTAAATATGTTTTTGAAGTTTGCAAGACCGGTCCGTGTATGTTAAATGGCAGTGACGATATCATTCAATATATTGAAGAAAAACTAGGCATCAAACCAGGAGAAACCACGGCTGATGGCCTGTTTACATTAAAGCCCGCTGAGTGTCTGGGTGCCTGCGGCTACGCGCCCATGATGCAGTTGGGTAAATTTTATAAAGAACATCTGACCCGGGAGAAAGTGGACAAGATTATAGAGGAGTGCAGGGCAGGAAGTATGAAATTAAATTAG
- a CDS encoding VOC family protein — protein sequence MEGIIPYLTFEGNAADALAFYKQALGGEILYAQTFRESELADGMPEAWKDKVMHGAFQSGDLQLMVSDTPDSATKVNAGDQVQLALNFTDEQQINEVFTRLAVEGTVTMALEKTFWGAKFGMVTDKFGVRWMLNYDYQNEDSSSSTP from the coding sequence ATGGAAGGCATTATACCCTATCTGACCTTTGAGGGGAACGCGGCGGATGCCCTGGCTTTTTATAAGCAGGCACTGGGAGGAGAAATTCTTTACGCGCAAACATTCAGAGAGTCGGAGTTGGCAGACGGGATGCCGGAGGCTTGGAAAGATAAGGTCATGCATGGTGCCTTTCAATCTGGAGATCTTCAGCTGATGGTCAGCGATACACCTGATTCGGCAACGAAAGTAAATGCCGGGGATCAGGTACAACTGGCGCTGAATTTTACAGATGAGCAGCAGATCAATGAGGTTTTTACGCGGCTGGCAGTAGAAGGAACGGTGACCATGGCGTTGGAAAAGACCTTCTGGGGGGCGAAATTCGGGATGGTCACTGATAAGTTCGGTGTTCGATGGATGTTGAATTACGATTACCAAAATGAAGATTCATCCAGTTCTACACCCTAG